In Bacteroidota bacterium, a genomic segment contains:
- a CDS encoding DUF4173 domain-containing protein, with product MKKKLPVLLAFATAILFTLLFHWKGIGINLLLLEWPIFAWLFFSGEFKFKGLTATTSGVAFLATGLGTVLTHSLFSYVLHFISVFIFTGVLTYPAFKSLMSAIGAAFMNLFESQIRFFTELNQREFKARKVFNLIWRSRIFTIPMLVIAVFILIYGLANPVFGELVSNIRNNIGQGWTSVFQDFDGTIVFTFLLGLYFSNLIYLRVRSEGVVQADTEAVDQLLRQRKRRTLQFSPNSLKNELRAGIFLLIILNALLLTLNIIDVNGVWFNFQWNGFTLKHFVHEGTYLLILSILISGALVLYFFRGNLNFYANNKLLKYLSYAWIAQNAILTLSVAMRNFYYISHFSLAYKRIGVIIFLLLTFYGLWTVFRKVSKQRSGFYILRMNTLTVFIVLSLASLVNWDSVIARYNFRHADQAFLHLEYLAGLSDKALPYLDKPLPELLKIDEIQRVKFPAEQIYMSANDYFDLIQYRKQAFKTHWESKSWLAWNLPEYLAYRAF from the coding sequence ATGAAAAAGAAACTACCCGTTCTGCTTGCCTTTGCGACTGCCATCCTATTTACACTCCTCTTTCATTGGAAAGGCATCGGAATCAACCTTCTTCTCCTTGAATGGCCGATTTTTGCGTGGTTGTTCTTCTCTGGCGAATTCAAATTCAAAGGGCTGACTGCCACCACTTCCGGCGTTGCTTTTTTGGCAACTGGCCTAGGGACAGTTCTGACGCATTCGTTATTTTCCTATGTGTTGCATTTCATTTCGGTCTTCATTTTCACCGGTGTGCTGACCTACCCTGCATTCAAATCGCTGATGAGCGCAATCGGGGCCGCCTTCATGAACCTCTTCGAATCTCAAATCCGCTTCTTTACCGAACTCAACCAACGGGAATTCAAGGCAAGAAAGGTCTTCAACCTCATCTGGAGATCAAGAATATTTACGATTCCAATGTTGGTCATCGCCGTTTTCATCCTGATATATGGCCTTGCAAATCCCGTATTTGGCGAATTGGTCAGCAACATCAGGAACAACATTGGGCAAGGTTGGACTTCCGTTTTCCAGGATTTTGACGGCACGATTGTATTCACCTTTCTATTGGGTCTCTATTTCAGCAACCTCATTTATTTGCGCGTACGCTCCGAGGGGGTCGTGCAAGCGGATACCGAGGCCGTCGACCAACTTTTGCGACAACGCAAACGCAGAACCCTCCAATTTTCGCCCAATTCCCTGAAAAACGAGCTCCGTGCAGGCATCTTTCTCCTCATTATCCTGAATGCCTTGCTCCTGACGCTCAATATCATCGACGTCAACGGGGTTTGGTTCAATTTCCAATGGAATGGATTCACGCTCAAGCATTTCGTCCACGAAGGAACCTATTTGTTGATCTTGTCCATTTTGATTTCGGGAGCACTTGTGCTGTATTTCTTCCGGGGGAATCTCAATTTTTACGCCAACAACAAGCTGCTCAAATACCTGAGTTATGCTTGGATTGCGCAAAATGCCATCCTGACCTTGTCCGTGGCCATGCGCAATTTTTATTATATCTCGCATTTTTCATTGGCCTATAAACGCATCGGGGTGATCATCTTCCTGCTGCTCACATTCTATGGATTGTGGACCGTTTTCCGGAAAGTCAGCAAACAACGCAGCGGATTTTACATCCTGAGGATGAACACACTGACGGTATTCATCGTGTTGAGTTTGGCATCGCTTGTGAATTGGGACAGCGTGATTGCGCGGTACAATTTCCGCCATGCCGACCAAGCATTTTTGCACCTGGAATATCTCGCGGGCTTGAGCGACAAAGCCCTCCCCTACCTCGATAAACCTTTGCCTGAATTGCTCAAAATCGACGAAATTCAACGGGTAAAATTCCCTGCCGAACAAATTTACATGAGCGCCAACGACTATTTTGACCTGATCCAATACCGGAAACAAGCCTTCAAAACGCATTGGGAATCCAAAAGTTGGCTCGCTTGGAATCTTCCGGAATATTTGGCCTATCGGGCGTTCTGA
- a CDS encoding nuclear transport factor 2 family protein encodes MKFPKVLTLGLLLFTGQIAFSQTADSKSEFALITATLMDYIEGTANGEPDRLIRAFHPDFNLYTVTDQDSLRIRSGETYIANIKLGEKANRIGRIISIDYEKDAAIAKAEIVIPNWRVFTDYFLLLKYEGSWKIVQKSYTWREIPKAAAEGK; translated from the coding sequence ATGAAATTCCCCAAGGTTTTGACACTCGGGTTGTTGCTTTTCACTGGGCAAATCGCATTCTCCCAAACCGCGGACAGCAAATCCGAGTTTGCCCTGATCACCGCTACGTTGATGGACTATATCGAGGGGACAGCCAATGGCGAACCGGACCGCTTGATACGGGCATTTCATCCGGATTTCAACCTGTACACGGTCACCGATCAGGACAGTCTGCGCATTCGTTCGGGGGAAACGTATATCGCTAACATCAAGCTAGGCGAAAAAGCCAACCGCATCGGACGCATCATTTCGATCGACTATGAAAAGGATGCCGCCATCGCCAAAGCCGAGATTGTCATCCCGAATTGGCGCGTTTTTACGGACTATTTTCTCCTGTTGAAGTATGAAGGAAGCTGGAAAATCGTACAGAAAAGCTATACTTGGCGGGAAATACCCAAAGCTGCGGCCGAAGGGAAGTAA
- a CDS encoding T9SS type A sorting domain-containing protein, producing the protein MKSIATLLIVLLFSGICLGQNLIPSPFAYASCISFASPTGWVNCTGSPDCAASRCTVPGGCTGQAVMCFGESFYYMLAAPLTIGQSYTISMNVSTGQLGANSIIAGNHTFRIIGLTTPPPNCGAANYGSVCSTPGATTLLTGTVNTIGWVPFTNTFTAAAAIRYIVIGNCDGTGNGGNLFCNASLVPTVVFPVALQSFEASANDCEVDLSWKIDNSASVLDHFELLRSSEGNTNERVATVDALQNTSEYSFSDLVMAAENDYQLTIHYKDGTIAQSEVVHVESNCEGASFAIEGNPVQGTEAVLRYEATGLPMTLSISNVEGRIVYEKHLKSTDAGWQRLRLDVSSLQPGIYFVSMGDGQVAKLRKI; encoded by the coding sequence ATGAAGTCAATTGCTACCCTGTTGATCGTTTTGTTGTTTTCAGGGATCTGTCTCGGACAAAATTTGATCCCAAGTCCATTTGCCTACGCTTCCTGCATTTCCTTTGCTTCGCCCACCGGATGGGTCAATTGCACGGGTTCGCCTGATTGTGCGGCAAGTCGTTGTACCGTTCCCGGCGGATGTACAGGGCAGGCAGTGATGTGTTTTGGCGAATCGTTTTATTATATGCTTGCCGCGCCCCTCACCATTGGTCAGAGTTACACGATTTCGATGAATGTCTCGACCGGACAATTGGGCGCGAATTCGATCATTGCCGGCAACCATACGTTCAGGATCATCGGCCTCACAACGCCTCCTCCCAATTGCGGCGCTGCCAATTACGGGAGCGTTTGCAGTACCCCAGGCGCCACGACCTTGCTCACAGGCACTGTCAACACCATCGGATGGGTGCCATTCACCAATACGTTTACGGCTGCAGCTGCCATTCGCTACATCGTCATCGGCAATTGTGACGGGACAGGAAACGGCGGCAACCTCTTCTGCAATGCCTCGCTTGTGCCCACGGTTGTGTTTCCCGTTGCTTTGCAATCCTTTGAGGCATCCGCCAATGACTGCGAAGTCGATCTTTCCTGGAAAATCGACAATTCTGCCAGCGTTTTGGACCATTTTGAATTGCTGCGCTCCTCCGAAGGAAACACCAACGAACGCGTAGCCACGGTGGATGCATTGCAAAATACTTCCGAATATTCCTTCTCGGACCTCGTGATGGCAGCGGAAAACGACTATCAATTGACCATCCACTACAAGGACGGAACCATTGCGCAATCCGAAGTGGTGCATGTGGAAAGCAACTGCGAAGGTGCAAGTTTTGCGATCGAAGGCAATCCTGTCCAAGGAACCGAGGCAGTCTTGCGCTATGAAGCCACGGGCTTGCCGATGACGCTGAGCATCAGCAATGTAGAAGGCCGTATCGTCTACGAAAAGCACCTGAAATCGACGGATGCAGGATGGCAGCGCTTGCGTCTCGATGTCTCCAGCTTGCAGCCGGGCATCTATTTTGTCTCCATGGGAGACGGGCAGGTGGCCAAGTTGCGGAAGATTTGA
- a CDS encoding leucine-rich repeat domain-containing protein, whose amino-acid sequence MSSKDPKQIARKQALFRLIDSFKRKNIDLALQLVKSDRSLYQAAKDRYYPMLRTLDPQLGQGLNLLYRIVNDIDWNDNGWRSSYTAQYANVEDWEMVQWAIDRYPHSVRMVVSVKLLSYMLSRELPEKAFVWDVVVANDKTPVVVPDPAPGAIRFRSMQRLEVATGQQLEAIISILPERSDLQTVVAKGCQLASLPQGLVRPINLNHLELSQNQLEEIPEVLRLASRLQTLTLRDNRLQQLPEWLPRLQELTLLDLTGNALKALPPGFLANSKIKKLDLQGNRIRDFGLQAGEENAFLEELNLAFNPLEKFPLELLALKSLKKLSLRNCGLTSLPPELAEFHWLERLDVKDNPLMESPSKLVKLARSLPMMLNY is encoded by the coding sequence ATGAGCTCCAAGGATCCGAAACAAATTGCACGAAAGCAAGCCCTTTTCCGGCTGATCGACAGCTTCAAGCGCAAAAACATCGACCTTGCTTTGCAGTTGGTCAAGTCAGACCGCAGCCTTTACCAAGCGGCCAAGGATCGGTATTATCCCATGTTGCGGACGCTCGATCCACAATTGGGGCAGGGACTGAACCTCCTGTACCGGATTGTCAATGACATCGACTGGAATGACAATGGCTGGCGCAGCAGTTATACCGCGCAATATGCCAACGTCGAAGATTGGGAGATGGTGCAGTGGGCAATCGATCGCTACCCGCATTCGGTGAGGATGGTGGTCAGTGTGAAGTTGTTGTCGTACATGCTTTCCCGGGAATTGCCGGAGAAGGCGTTTGTATGGGATGTTGTTGTGGCGAATGACAAGACCCCGGTGGTGGTTCCCGATCCTGCACCCGGCGCCATTCGGTTCAGGTCCATGCAGCGGCTTGAGGTTGCTACCGGACAACAATTGGAGGCCATCATTTCGATTTTGCCGGAACGGAGTGATTTGCAAACCGTGGTTGCCAAGGGCTGTCAGTTGGCTTCGCTTCCCCAAGGATTGGTGCGCCCGATCAACCTCAACCACCTCGAACTTTCCCAAAACCAATTGGAAGAGATTCCTGAAGTGCTGCGGCTTGCTTCAAGGTTGCAGACCCTGACCCTGCGTGACAATCGCCTCCAACAGTTGCCGGAATGGCTGCCCAGGTTGCAGGAATTGACCCTGCTCGATCTGACGGGCAATGCGTTGAAGGCGTTGCCGCCAGGCTTTTTGGCCAATTCCAAGATCAAAAAACTGGATTTACAGGGCAATCGCATTCGAGACTTCGGGCTTCAGGCAGGGGAGGAGAATGCCTTTTTGGAGGAATTGAACTTGGCCTTTAACCCTTTGGAGAAGTTCCCTTTGGAATTGTTGGCATTGAAGTCCCTGAAAAAATTGTCCTTGCGCAACTGCGGATTGACAAGCCTTCCTCCTGAATTGGCAGAATTTCATTGGCTGGAAAGGTTGGATGTAAAGGACAATCCTCTGATGGAATCTCCTTCCAAGTTGGTGAAGCTGGCGCGTTCATTGCCCATGATGTTGAACTATTGA
- a CDS encoding n-acetylglutamate synthase: MIHYHNKVFRPVANTANGETSSETQFHYQQSGNILTAEYTGGKIIQGHLIGLVDADGKIDMRYHQVNIHGELMTGICTSVPEILPNGKIRLHETWEWTSGDCSKGNSVLEEV; this comes from the coding sequence ATGATCCATTACCACAACAAAGTCTTCCGCCCGGTTGCCAACACAGCCAATGGCGAGACAAGCAGCGAAACGCAATTTCATTATCAACAGTCGGGCAACATTCTCACCGCTGAATATACCGGTGGGAAAATCATTCAAGGCCACTTGATCGGTCTCGTCGATGCCGATGGCAAGATCGACATGCGCTACCACCAAGTCAATATTCACGGCGAATTGATGACAGGCATTTGCACCTCCGTTCCGGAGATTCTGCCGAATGGAAAAATCAGGCTGCATGAAACCTGGGAATGGACTTCGGGGGATTGTTCAAAGGGGAATTCGGTTTTGGAGGAGGTTTAA
- a CDS encoding metal-dependent hydrolase translates to MDLLSHALLGAAIGEATVGRRIGRRGMAMGAVTALLPDLDVLGHFFLPHAQQLAFHRGITHSLLVAAILPLILAWLIRRNKTNATVPFVQWTLLFGLALLSHLLLDVLTCYGTGLFEPFHSARIAFDTIFVADPFYTLPLLICTIGVLRTYSNEATRRKWNLTGLFLSGLYLLFTFVGHLSVQRIMTNSLTAQGKSFTSFTVTPTPMNSLLWMGYSQDKTGAWIGYYSLLDADTDVQFHRLERNDSLLAAFESDPTLAVLKRLSKGNYALTQQGEHIYFNDLRFGQVSSWDSLDSEFALRYDFAAGADNARPLNRMRFTESKGVVFWRLVDRILGK, encoded by the coding sequence ATGGACTTGCTTTCACATGCCTTGTTGGGTGCCGCGATTGGCGAAGCTACTGTTGGGCGGCGGATTGGGCGGCGTGGCATGGCAATGGGTGCTGTGACAGCATTGTTGCCCGACTTGGACGTCCTTGGTCATTTTTTCTTGCCCCATGCGCAGCAATTGGCTTTTCACCGCGGCATCACGCATTCTTTGTTGGTAGCGGCCATTTTGCCCCTGATTTTGGCTTGGCTGATTCGGCGAAACAAAACGAATGCCACCGTTCCCTTTGTACAATGGACATTGCTGTTTGGACTCGCCTTGCTCAGTCATTTGCTGCTCGATGTATTGACGTGTTATGGCACGGGCCTTTTTGAGCCGTTTCATTCCGCGAGGATCGCATTCGACACCATTTTTGTCGCGGATCCGTTTTACACCTTGCCGCTTCTGATTTGCACGATTGGCGTCCTGCGCACCTATTCCAATGAAGCAACCCGACGAAAATGGAACCTTACCGGCCTATTCCTGAGCGGATTGTATCTCCTCTTCACATTTGTCGGCCATCTTTCGGTTCAGCGGATCATGACAAATTCCCTGACAGCACAAGGAAAAAGTTTCACTTCCTTCACGGTGACGCCGACGCCCATGAACAGCCTTTTGTGGATGGGTTATTCGCAGGATAAAACGGGCGCTTGGATCGGTTATTATTCATTGCTCGACGCAGATACCGACGTGCAATTTCACCGTTTGGAGCGCAACGATTCTTTGTTGGCCGCCTTCGAATCTGATCCTACCTTGGCAGTTTTGAAACGGCTTTCGAAGGGGAATTATGCCCTTACGCAACAAGGCGAACACATTTATTTCAATGATTTGCGCTTTGGACAGGTCAGCAGTTGGGACAGTCTCGACTCCGAATTCGCCTTGCGCTACGACTTTGCGGCAGGGGCAGACAATGCACGGCCACTGAACCGCATGCGGTTTACGGAATCGAAGGGCGTTGTTTTCTGGAGATTGGTTGATCGCATATTGGGGAAATAA